One Helianthus annuus cultivar XRQ/B chromosome 12, HanXRQr2.0-SUNRISE, whole genome shotgun sequence genomic region harbors:
- the LOC118485001 gene encoding uncharacterized protein LOC118485001, translating into MGVKCVIYTGGKWEVVNGNIEYVAGHDCITRRGLEVETTFSYITFLSYIRKMCDIQNITRISYRMSSFTDPIDIMNDNDVVFFFNLANSKPFELFQLYVIQEPGVESSDCAFLNNFKVPDLNLSFDDSDKKINENCTQLYLPSNTQGISSIVFEPGHIFNSKEEMKLELGKKCLIERFEFKVDRSSKSRYEVSCCVDGCEWRFRAYSFAGDSTFYVKYFNDKHTCSKTLTHPHFRQANPQVVGHYLVPQLKDGGRIYRGNEIKSDFKQNLGIDISYMQAWRGKCHALELLQGTSRDSFAELPIYCYNLERANPGTVTHIWVDDESRFEMVFVAIGAAVRSFMRNLRPVIIIDAAHLKGEFKGTLFLAVGMDGNNQILPIAYGIGKSEDGASWTWFLSKLKGCVGEIPDMAIISDRANSIHLAVSNVFPHAYHVPRIRNTLITIGFGRWARAHCPGNRYHYMTSNSAESINALSKDYRKLPVTQLIEFFRQSVQKWFYDRRLEGIKERHELTQWAQKKIAKKIDGSRTWTAAGVGLNTFDVDDRKKRGFVNFYDRTCSCRVWQVSGLPCGHVIAVSKFLGETDCSHYAF; encoded by the exons ATGGGTGTTAAGTGTGTGATATACACCGGGGGTAAGTGGGAGGTTGTTAACGGGAACATCGAGTATGTTGCCGGTCACGATTGTATTACTAGACGTGGTTTAGAAGTTGAAACTACTTTTTCCTACATCACTTTTTTAAGTTATATTCGAAAGATGTGTGATATTCAAAATATTACTCGGATATCCTACCGGATGTCTTCGTTTACAGATCCGATAGATATAATGAATGATAATGATGttgtttttttctttaatttggcTAATAGTAAACCATTTGAATTATTTCAGTTATATGTCATTCAAGAACCCGGTGTTGAGTCTTCTGATTGCGCATTTTTAAACAATTTCAAAGTTCCTGATTTGAATTTATCTTTTGATGATAGTGATAAAAAAATTAATGAAAACTGTACCCAATTATATTTACCGAGTAATACCCAAGGCATATCTTCTATTGTGTTTGAGCCAGGCCACATTTTTAATAGCAAAGAGGAAATGAAACTTGAATTGGGTAAAAAATGTTTGATAGAACGATTTGAGTTTAAAGTTGATAGATCGTCTAAATCACGGTACGAAGTGTCATGTTGTGTTGATGGTTGTGAGTGGCGTTTTAGGGCATACAGCTTTGCTGGTGATAGCACATTTTACGTTAAATATTTTAACGATAAACACACTTGTTCAAAGACGCTCACACACCCACATTTTCGTCAGGCAAACCCCCAAGTTGTGGGTCATTATTTAGTGCCTCAATTAAAAGACGGTGGTCGAATTTATCGCGGAAACGAGATAAAGTCCGATTTTAAACAAAATTTAGGAATTGATATTAGTTACATGCAAGCATGGCGTGGAAAATGTCATGCTTTAGAACTCTTGCAAGGTACAAGCAGAGATTCTTTTGCCGAACTCCCAATCTATTGTTACAATTTGGAGCGGGCGAATCCGGGAACCGTGACTCACATTTGGGTTGACGACGAGAGTCGGTTTGAAATGGTATTTGTGGCTATTGGTGCAGCG gtTCGTAGTTTTATGCGTAATTTAAGACCTGTTATTATTATAGACGCTGCCCATTTGAAGGGTGAATTTAAAGGAACATTGTTTTTAGCAGTTGGCATGGACGGAAATAACCAGATTTTACCAATTGCCTATGGAATAGGCAAATCAGAGGATGGTGCTTCTTGGACATGGTTCCTCTCAAAGCTTAAAGGTTGTGTTGGTGAAATTCCAGATATGGCGATCATATCGGATAGGGCCAATTCAATACATTTAGCTGTAAGCAACGTGTTTCCACACGCTTATCATG TTCCTAGAATACGGAACACTTTAATAACTATCGGGTTTGGACGGTGGGCAAGAGCGCATTGTCCTGGCAATCGATATCATTATATGACATCTAACAGTGCAGAGTCAATTAACGCTTTGTCTAAAGACTATCGTAAATTGCCAGTAACCCAACTTATTGAATTTTTCCGTCAATCTGTTCAAAAATGGTTCTATGATCGTCGGCTGGAGGGAATTAAGGAAAGACATGAGCTTACCCAGTGGGCTCAAAAAAAAATTGCAAAGAAAATTGATGGGTCTAGAACTTGGACTGCCGCTGGTGTAGGGTTGAACACTTTTGATGTTGACGACAGGAAAAAACGTGGTTTTGTAAATTTTTACGATCGAACATGTAGTTGCCGTGTTTGGCAAGTTTCTGGACTACCCTGTGGGCACGTGATTGCTGTATCCAAATTCTTAGGTGAAACTGACTGCAGTCATTATGCTTTCTGA